In Desulfovibrio oxyclinae DSM 11498, a single genomic region encodes these proteins:
- a CDS encoding argininosuccinate synthase — protein sequence MGKIDKVILAYSGGLDTSIILKWIKNEYNCEVITMTADLGQGEEMDGIEEKAEATGASKAYVEDLREEFVRDYVFPSFRAGALYEGRYLLGTAIARPLISKRMVEIAELEGAQAVAHGATGKGNDQVRFELATMALNPRIGTIAPWRDWDLKSRTDLIEYAKANDIPIPVSRKKPWSIDANLLHTSFEGGELEDPWNAPGPDCYRNILPIEQCPDEPEEITIDFEKGDPVAINNVKHSPAALLAKLNEIGGRHGIGRVDMVENRFVGMKSRGVYETPGGTIMHIAHRDLEGLTMDREVMHMRDSMIPKYAEMVYYGYWFSPEREAMQAMIDKTQEKVTGTVRLKLYKGNCIPLGRKSPYSLYNADLATFEEDTVYDQADAAGFIKLVGLRLKGRMQQSKWGGRETDESCES from the coding sequence ATGGGTAAGATCGATAAGGTCATTCTGGCCTACTCCGGAGGACTGGACACCTCCATCATCCTGAAATGGATCAAGAACGAGTACAACTGCGAAGTCATTACCATGACCGCCGACCTCGGTCAGGGCGAAGAGATGGACGGCATCGAAGAAAAGGCCGAGGCCACCGGCGCCTCCAAGGCCTATGTGGAAGACCTGCGCGAGGAATTCGTGCGCGACTATGTCTTCCCGTCCTTCCGCGCCGGTGCGCTTTATGAAGGTCGCTACCTGCTCGGAACCGCCATCGCCCGTCCGCTGATTTCCAAGCGTATGGTCGAGATCGCCGAACTCGAAGGCGCTCAGGCCGTGGCCCACGGCGCCACCGGCAAGGGGAACGACCAGGTTCGCTTCGAACTCGCCACCATGGCGCTGAATCCGCGTATCGGCACCATCGCCCCGTGGCGCGACTGGGACCTCAAGTCCCGCACGGACCTCATCGAGTACGCCAAGGCCAACGACATTCCCATTCCCGTGAGCCGCAAGAAGCCGTGGTCCATCGATGCCAACCTGCTGCACACCTCCTTCGAGGGCGGCGAGCTGGAAGACCCGTGGAACGCTCCCGGGCCGGATTGTTACCGCAATATCCTGCCCATCGAACAGTGCCCGGACGAGCCCGAGGAAATCACCATCGATTTCGAAAAGGGTGATCCGGTCGCCATCAACAACGTCAAGCATTCTCCCGCCGCGCTGCTGGCCAAGCTCAACGAGATCGGCGGCAGGCACGGCATCGGCCGCGTAGACATGGTCGAGAACCGTTTCGTGGGCATGAAGTCCCGCGGCGTGTACGAGACCCCGGGCGGCACCATCATGCATATCGCCCATCGCGACCTTGAAGGCCTGACCATGGACCGCGAAGTCATGCACATGCGTGACTCCATGATCCCCAAGTACGCCGAGATGGTCTACTACGGCTACTGGTTCAGTCCCGAGCGCGAGGCCATGCAGGCCATGATCGACAAGACGCAGGAGAAGGTCACCGGTACGGTGCGCCTGAAGCTCTACAAGGGCAACTGCATTCCCCTCGGCCGCAAGTCCCCGTACTCCCTGTACAACGCTGATCTGGCCACCTTTGAGGAAGACACCGTCTACGATCAGGCCGACGCTGCCGGTTTCATCAAGCTTGTGGGCCTGCGCCTGAAGGGTCGCATGCAGCAGAGCAAATGGGGCGGCCGGGAAACCGACGAATCCTGCGAGAGCTGA
- the argH gene encoding argininosuccinate lyase, which translates to MAEKKMWGGRFAEATATLMEEYSESVSFDWQLFAGDIRGSQAHARVLAKQGFLTEDEAQAIVEGLDKVREEVESGDFEWDTSMEDVHMNVESRLTEIIGPLGGKLHTARSRNDQVVLDFRLHVSTRLRVWRDLLRQVVRAFADQAEAHQKTILPGCTHFQPAQPVVLAHHLLAYCQMFMRDAERIDDCLKRTEVSPLGAAALAGTTHPVNPQAVADDLGLDGVFANSMDAVSDRDFVLEALFTGSVVMAHLSRFCEEIIIWANPNFGFVKLPDAYSTGSSIMPQKKNPDACEIMRGKTGRVFGSLMSLLTVLKGLPMTYNRDLQEDKEPFFDTDRTVATSLAVMADMMPGFVFVPERMRATVEKGFLNATELADYLAAKGVPFREAHHITGAAVAHAEKAGKGLEALTLDEFRQFSDNIAEDVFDVLDYDACIRRRTSPGGTGPESVSGQLGAVRAWLQSV; encoded by the coding sequence ATGGCTGAAAAGAAAATGTGGGGAGGCCGGTTCGCCGAGGCGACGGCCACCCTCATGGAAGAATATTCGGAATCCGTTTCCTTCGACTGGCAGCTCTTTGCCGGAGACATCCGCGGTTCTCAGGCCCATGCGCGCGTACTCGCCAAGCAGGGCTTCCTGACCGAGGACGAGGCGCAGGCCATTGTCGAAGGACTGGACAAGGTGCGCGAGGAAGTGGAATCCGGCGATTTCGAGTGGGACACCTCCATGGAGGACGTCCACATGAACGTGGAATCCCGCCTTACCGAAATCATCGGGCCCTTGGGCGGCAAACTGCACACCGCGCGCAGCCGCAACGATCAGGTCGTGCTTGATTTTCGCCTGCATGTATCCACCCGTCTTCGCGTGTGGCGCGATCTGCTCAGGCAGGTCGTCCGCGCCTTTGCGGACCAGGCGGAAGCGCATCAGAAGACCATCCTGCCGGGATGCACACATTTCCAGCCCGCGCAGCCGGTGGTTTTGGCGCATCATCTTCTGGCCTATTGTCAGATGTTTATGCGCGACGCCGAACGCATCGACGATTGCCTCAAGCGAACGGAAGTCTCACCGCTCGGTGCGGCGGCGCTGGCCGGGACCACGCATCCGGTCAATCCGCAGGCCGTGGCTGATGACCTCGGACTCGACGGTGTGTTCGCCAACAGCATGGACGCGGTTTCGGACCGCGACTTCGTGCTGGAGGCGCTCTTCACCGGTTCCGTGGTCATGGCGCACCTGTCGCGCTTTTGCGAAGAGATCATCATCTGGGCCAACCCCAACTTCGGCTTCGTGAAGCTGCCGGACGCCTACTCCACCGGCTCCTCGATCATGCCGCAGAAGAAGAACCCGGACGCCTGCGAGATCATGCGCGGCAAGACCGGGCGCGTGTTCGGCTCGCTCATGAGCCTGCTGACCGTGCTCAAGGGGCTGCCCATGACTTACAACCGTGACCTTCAGGAAGACAAGGAGCCTTTTTTCGATACGGACCGCACTGTGGCGACGTCGCTGGCGGTCATGGCCGACATGATGCCCGGATTCGTCTTCGTTCCCGAGCGCATGCGGGCCACCGTCGAGAAAGGCTTTCTCAACGCTACGGAACTGGCCGACTATCTGGCCGCCAAGGGCGTTCCTTTCCGCGAGGCGCATCACATCACAGGTGCGGCAGTGGCCCATGCCGAAAAGGCCGGGAAGGGACTGGAAGCTCTCACCCTTGACGAATTCCGCCAGTTTTCGGACAACATTGCTGAAGACGTTTTTGATGTGCTGGACTACGACGCGTGCATTCGTCGCCGGACCTCTCCGGGCGGAACCGGGCCGGAGTCGGTCTCCGGTCAGCTCGGCGCAGTGCGGGCATGGCTGCAAAGCGTCTAG
- the ftsH gene encoding ATP-dependent zinc metalloprotease FtsH — protein MNNFTKNLAIWLIISVLMVVLFNLFSQQPSPNVKMNYTEFLQRVNSGDILSVKIQGQSITGVTSADKRFQTFAPDDPNLVNNLINQGVQVEAEPPDDGPWYMTLLVSWFPMLLLIGVWIFFMRQMQGGGGGGRGAMSFGRSRAKLINQESAKVTFDDVAGVDEAKEELYEVVQFLSDPRKFTRLGGRIPKGVLLVGSPGTGKTLMARAVAGEAGVPFFSISGSDFVEMFVGVGASRVRDLFEQGKKNAPCLIFIDEIDAVGRQRGAGLGGGHDEREQTLNQLLVEMDGFESNEGVILVAATNRPDVLDPALLRPGRFDRQVVVPTPDLRGRERILQVHARRTPLAPEVDLGVVARGTPGFSGADLENLVNEAALHAAKKDKDRVEMEDFEEAKDKVMMGKERRSVILSDEEKRITAYHEGGHALVAKLLPGTDPVHKVSIIPRGQAMGVTMQLPVDDRHSYNREYLENQIAMLLGGRVAEEVAIGSITTGASNDIDRATKIARNMVCMWGMSEKLGPLSFGDNQEQVFLGKELIHDKNYGEETAKVIDAEVRRFVEEGHDKARSLLKEKRDVLDKIADALLERETITGADIDLLMEGKELPPAPIINEPSDFGSGKKDGGAGYTPVSEKSSGSDNSGSADSGDDEFILEDAEDKDDSGSGDSGSGDDSGDSNGGSKLQ, from the coding sequence TTGAACAATTTCACCAAGAATCTCGCAATATGGCTGATCATCTCAGTGTTGATGGTCGTTCTCTTCAACCTGTTCAGCCAACAACCGTCGCCAAACGTCAAGATGAACTACACCGAGTTCCTCCAGCGCGTGAATTCCGGCGACATTCTTTCCGTCAAAATACAGGGACAGTCCATCACCGGCGTCACCTCGGCGGACAAGCGTTTCCAGACGTTTGCCCCGGATGACCCGAACCTCGTGAACAACCTGATCAATCAGGGCGTGCAGGTTGAGGCTGAACCGCCGGATGACGGACCGTGGTACATGACGCTGCTTGTGTCGTGGTTCCCCATGCTGCTTCTCATCGGGGTGTGGATTTTCTTCATGCGCCAGATGCAGGGCGGCGGCGGAGGTGGCCGGGGAGCAATGAGCTTCGGCCGATCACGGGCAAAACTCATCAATCAGGAAAGCGCCAAGGTCACCTTCGACGATGTGGCCGGCGTGGACGAGGCCAAGGAAGAGCTTTACGAAGTCGTTCAGTTCCTGAGCGACCCGCGCAAGTTCACCCGACTCGGCGGTCGCATCCCCAAGGGTGTGCTGCTCGTCGGTTCTCCGGGTACCGGTAAGACGCTCATGGCTCGTGCTGTGGCGGGTGAAGCGGGCGTGCCCTTCTTCTCCATCTCCGGTTCCGACTTTGTCGAGATGTTCGTCGGCGTGGGTGCATCCCGCGTGCGCGACCTTTTCGAGCAGGGCAAGAAGAACGCCCCGTGCCTCATCTTCATCGACGAAATCGACGCGGTCGGTCGTCAGCGTGGTGCCGGTCTCGGCGGCGGGCACGACGAACGTGAACAGACCCTGAACCAGCTTCTGGTCGAGATGGACGGCTTCGAGTCCAATGAAGGAGTCATCCTCGTTGCGGCCACCAACCGTCCCGACGTTCTGGACCCGGCCCTGCTGCGTCCCGGTCGTTTCGACAGGCAGGTGGTGGTGCCCACCCCGGACCTGCGCGGTCGCGAACGCATCCTTCAGGTGCACGCCCGCCGGACACCGTTGGCTCCCGAAGTCGATCTCGGCGTCGTGGCGCGCGGTACTCCCGGATTCTCCGGTGCCGACCTTGAGAACCTCGTGAACGAGGCGGCTCTGCACGCGGCCAAGAAAGACAAGGACCGCGTGGAGATGGAGGACTTCGAGGAAGCCAAGGACAAGGTCATGATGGGCAAGGAGCGCCGCAGCGTCATCCTTTCCGACGAGGAGAAGCGCATCACGGCCTATCACGAAGGTGGTCACGCGCTGGTGGCGAAGCTGCTGCCGGGCACCGACCCCGTCCACAAGGTTTCCATCATCCCGCGCGGTCAGGCCATGGGCGTGACCATGCAGTTGCCGGTGGACGACCGCCACAGCTACAACCGTGAATATCTCGAAAACCAGATTGCCATGCTTCTCGGCGGCCGCGTGGCCGAAGAGGTCGCCATCGGCTCCATCACCACCGGAGCCAGCAACGACATCGACCGCGCCACCAAGATCGCCCGCAACATGGTCTGCATGTGGGGCATGAGTGAAAAGCTCGGCCCCCTGAGCTTCGGCGACAATCAGGAGCAGGTTTTCCTCGGCAAGGAACTCATTCACGACAAGAACTATGGCGAGGAGACCGCAAAGGTCATCGACGCCGAAGTTCGTCGTTTCGTGGAAGAGGGGCACGACAAGGCCCGCTCCCTGCTGAAGGAAAAGCGCGATGTGCTGGACAAGATCGCTGACGCTCTGCTTGAGCGCGAAACCATCACCGGCGCTGACATCGATCTGCTCATGGAAGGCAAGGAACTGCCGCCCGCACCCATCATCAACGAGCCGAGCGACTTCGGGTCCGGCAAAAAGGATGGCGGTGCAGGATATACTCCGGTCAGCGAAAAGAGCTCCGGTTCCGATAACAGCGGTTCCGCAGACTCCGGTGACGATGAGTTCATTCTTGAGGACGCCGAAGACAAGGACGATTCCGGTTCCGGTGACTCCGGCTCTGGGGACGACTCCGGTGACTCCAATGGCGGCTCCAAGCTCCAGTAA
- the folP gene encoding dihydropteroate synthase has product MKQTVWTIKGGRVIGPAPFFIAGIVNVTPDSFYDGGRSAVAESAVAHGERLATEGAHILDVGGESTRPYSDRVETDQELARVIPVIRGLAGRTMAGPEGDFTPIISVDTYKAEVAARSLEAGADIVNDVSAFEFDPELLDVLAQYKPGYVLMHSLGRPEEMQDAPAYDDPVDEIISFFEKKLTILDKAGVPFDRIVLDPGIGFGKLLEHNLAILADTERFLKLGLPVYMGLSNKSLWQGLLGLDVDERQNATQAGTAVTAMKGAAIHRVHEVAAARQTLTIVHALT; this is encoded by the coding sequence ATGAAACAAACCGTTTGGACCATCAAGGGGGGCAGGGTCATAGGCCCTGCTCCCTTTTTCATTGCCGGGATAGTCAACGTCACTCCGGATTCCTTTTATGACGGCGGGCGCAGTGCCGTCGCGGAATCCGCGGTGGCGCACGGTGAGCGGCTGGCGACAGAGGGCGCGCATATTCTTGATGTAGGCGGGGAAAGCACACGCCCGTATTCGGACCGCGTGGAAACCGATCAGGAACTTGCGAGGGTTATCCCGGTTATCCGCGGGTTGGCGGGGCGGACCATGGCCGGTCCGGAAGGGGATTTCACCCCGATCATTTCCGTGGATACGTACAAGGCGGAAGTGGCCGCCCGGTCCCTTGAGGCCGGAGCCGACATCGTCAACGACGTCTCGGCCTTCGAGTTCGACCCGGAATTGCTTGACGTGCTGGCACAGTACAAGCCCGGATATGTGCTCATGCACAGCCTCGGAAGGCCCGAAGAGATGCAGGACGCACCCGCCTACGACGACCCGGTGGACGAAATCATATCCTTTTTCGAGAAGAAGCTTACGATACTGGATAAAGCCGGTGTTCCGTTTGATCGCATTGTTCTGGATCCGGGCATCGGCTTCGGCAAGCTTCTGGAGCACAATCTGGCCATTCTTGCAGACACTGAGCGTTTCCTGAAACTGGGGCTGCCGGTGTACATGGGGCTTTCCAACAAGTCTCTGTGGCAGGGGCTGCTCGGTCTCGACGTGGACGAACGGCAAAATGCGACGCAGGCCGGAACCGCCGTGACCGCCATGAAGGGCGCTGCCATCCACAGGGTGCACGAAGTGGCTGCCGCGAGGCAGACGTTGACCATTGTGCACGCTCTGACATAG
- the cdaA gene encoding diadenylate cyclase CdaA — protein MFELFGIQFAWQAALDIGIVAFIYYNLILLVRGTRAVAVVYGLLLVLVIYFVSSRLNLFTLNTLLGEFLNSFFLVIIILFQKDIRKGLSQLGTGRFWFMKSQQIEEKILDELVLAVIGMAKERVGAIIVLEKNVPLGDIIERGVEIDSRIKAELLRTIFHHDTPLHDGAVVIRGGRISAASCILPLSGKLRGNTMFGTRHRAALGISESSDAITIVVSEERGEISIAIGGRLTTSLDEVRLRRVVKNALER, from the coding sequence ATGTTCGAGCTTTTCGGGATTCAGTTCGCGTGGCAGGCCGCTCTCGACATCGGCATCGTCGCGTTCATCTACTACAACCTCATCCTGCTCGTGCGCGGTACCCGGGCAGTGGCGGTCGTTTACGGCCTGTTGCTGGTGTTGGTCATCTATTTCGTTTCCAGCAGGTTGAATCTCTTCACACTCAACACACTTCTGGGCGAGTTTCTGAACTCGTTCTTCCTCGTCATCATCATCCTGTTTCAGAAGGATATCCGAAAAGGCCTCTCGCAACTCGGTACCGGCCGTTTCTGGTTCATGAAGAGCCAGCAGATAGAGGAAAAGATCCTTGATGAACTGGTGTTGGCCGTCATCGGCATGGCCAAGGAGCGGGTCGGGGCCATAATCGTTCTCGAAAAAAACGTGCCGCTTGGAGATATCATCGAGCGCGGCGTAGAGATCGACTCGCGCATCAAGGCCGAGCTGCTGCGTACCATTTTTCATCACGACACGCCGCTGCACGACGGGGCCGTCGTCATCCGCGGGGGACGCATTAGCGCGGCATCCTGTATTCTGCCCCTGTCCGGTAAGCTCAGGGGCAACACCATGTTCGGGACGCGCCACCGCGCCGCCCTCGGCATCAGCGAAAGTTCGGACGCCATCACCATCGTGGTTTCCGAGGAGCGCGGCGAAATCTCCATCGCCATCGGCGGACGTCTGACAACCAGTCTTGACGAGGTGCGGCTGCGCCGGGTCGTCAAGAACGCTCTGGAGCGATAG
- a CDS encoding CdaR family protein, with product MRKNWQYMLLAVVMAVFSWFLVNGQERVETVVDMSVIMSNPPEGLMVDTGFVDTIQVRLRGPKGLLRTLDNKRLVYDVDARNFRAGQNVVDINVDRIPVPSSFDIVELTPNRLTLVVDRIATKTVDVEAQWRGELNNFYVFDRIEVTPSQIRLRGPETRLRKITDTEVIMKENFPRDVPTSWVEHLALDLPEEVEATPSQVKVEAFFKPKTREIWVKMPLEVESPQGMTLRPRQDYVRMLIEGPLMMFRDNAFRKDIHVTLEPGQDLSPGERQMDYTVTVPEGVVVKKRNPDRIGVIIKKD from the coding sequence ATGCGCAAGAACTGGCAATATATGCTGCTGGCTGTCGTCATGGCCGTGTTTTCCTGGTTTCTGGTCAACGGCCAGGAACGTGTCGAAACGGTGGTGGACATGTCGGTGATTATGAGTAATCCGCCCGAAGGGCTGATGGTGGACACCGGCTTCGTGGATACCATTCAGGTCAGGTTGCGCGGACCCAAGGGCCTGCTGCGCACCCTCGACAACAAAAGGCTTGTCTACGATGTGGATGCGCGTAACTTCCGCGCAGGGCAGAACGTGGTGGACATCAATGTGGACCGCATCCCGGTGCCGTCCTCGTTCGATATCGTCGAGCTGACGCCTAATCGATTGACCCTTGTGGTTGACCGCATCGCCACCAAGACCGTCGATGTGGAAGCCCAGTGGCGGGGCGAACTCAACAATTTCTATGTCTTTGACCGCATTGAGGTCACCCCGTCGCAAATCCGTTTGCGCGGCCCGGAAACGAGGCTGCGGAAAATCACGGATACCGAAGTGATCATGAAGGAAAATTTCCCGCGTGATGTGCCGACCTCATGGGTCGAGCATCTCGCGCTCGACCTGCCGGAAGAGGTGGAGGCCACGCCTTCGCAGGTCAAGGTGGAAGCGTTTTTCAAACCCAAGACCCGGGAGATATGGGTCAAGATGCCCCTTGAGGTTGAGTCGCCGCAGGGAATGACGCTGAGGCCGAGGCAGGATTACGTGCGGATGCTCATCGAAGGGCCGCTGATGATGTTCAGGGACAACGCGTTCCGCAAGGACATCCATGTGACCCTGGAGCCCGGTCAGGATCTGTCGCCCGGCGAAAGACAGATGGATTACACGGTCACCGTTCCCGAGGGCGTGGTGGTCAAGAAGCGCAACCCCGACAGGATTGGGGTCATCATAAAGAAGGATTGA
- the glmM gene encoding phosphoglucosamine mutase: MNQRLFGTDGLRGQVNIFPMTAEVALRLGLAAGQYFRNGNKRHRVVIGKDTRLSGYVFETALTSGFCANGMDVFLVGPMPTPAISFLTHSMRADLGVVISASHNPFMDNGIKFFDHKGYKLPDSVEDEITALVMNQDTQWEYPAAEQVGKAQRIKDAAGRYIVYLKHSFSNSLTLDGMKIVLDCANGAAYGVAPSVFEELGAKVIRVGVDPDGVNINSKCGSLYPEVISQKVREEKADIGLALDGDADRLIVCDENGRILDGDQIMALCAHELMNKDMLPGGMLVATVMSNMALELFMQDCGGCLLRTPVGDRYVVEAMRRKGAVLGGEQSGHLIFREYSTTGDGLLAALQLLRIMREMDKPLSDLATLLEPLPQILKNVHVERKIPFDEVPKVQEAVRKVEDALAGKGRVLLRYSGTEAVARVMVEGENPDKVEMYADDIVEALKKHLR, from the coding sequence ATGAACCAGAGACTTTTCGGAACCGACGGCCTGCGCGGACAGGTCAATATATTCCCCATGACCGCCGAGGTCGCGCTGCGTCTCGGCCTTGCCGCAGGCCAGTATTTCCGCAACGGCAACAAGCGTCATCGTGTTGTCATCGGCAAGGATACGCGCCTTTCGGGGTACGTCTTCGAAACCGCCCTGACCTCCGGATTCTGTGCCAACGGCATGGACGTCTTCCTCGTGGGTCCTATGCCCACGCCGGCCATTTCCTTTCTGACGCACAGCATGCGTGCGGATCTTGGCGTGGTCATTTCGGCTTCGCACAATCCGTTCATGGATAACGGAATCAAGTTCTTTGACCACAAGGGCTACAAGCTGCCTGATTCGGTGGAGGACGAGATCACCGCGCTGGTCATGAATCAGGACACGCAATGGGAGTACCCCGCAGCGGAACAGGTGGGCAAGGCACAGCGCATCAAGGACGCCGCCGGTCGCTACATCGTCTACCTCAAGCACAGCTTTTCCAATTCTCTTACGCTCGACGGCATGAAGATCGTGCTGGACTGTGCCAACGGGGCGGCCTACGGCGTGGCTCCTTCTGTTTTCGAGGAGCTAGGAGCAAAGGTCATCCGTGTGGGCGTGGACCCGGACGGGGTGAACATCAACAGCAAGTGCGGCTCACTTTATCCCGAGGTCATCTCGCAGAAGGTGCGAGAGGAGAAGGCCGACATCGGACTGGCGCTCGACGGCGACGCCGACAGACTCATCGTCTGTGACGAAAACGGCCGGATTCTGGACGGCGACCAGATCATGGCCCTTTGTGCGCACGAACTCATGAACAAGGACATGCTTCCAGGCGGAATGCTGGTGGCGACGGTCATGAGCAACATGGCGCTTGAACTTTTCATGCAGGACTGCGGTGGCTGCCTGCTGCGTACCCCCGTGGGCGACCGCTACGTCGTTGAAGCCATGCGCCGAAAGGGCGCAGTGCTTGGCGGGGAGCAGTCCGGGCATCTCATTTTCCGCGAATACAGCACAACGGGTGACGGGCTGCTTGCAGCGCTGCAATTGTTGCGTATAATGAGAGAGATGGACAAGCCTCTCTCAGATCTGGCGACATTGCTCGAACCGCTCCCTCAGATTCTCAAGAACGTGCACGTGGAGCGCAAGATTCCGTTCGACGAGGTCCCCAAGGTTCAGGAGGCCGTCCGCAAGGTTGAGGACGCGCTTGCCGGAAAGGGCCGTGTCCTGTTGCGCTACTCCGGCACCGAGGCCGTGGCTCGCGTCATGGTCGAGGGAGAGAATCCGGACAAGGTCGAAATGTACGCTGACGACATCGTCGAAGCACTCAAGAAGCATTTGCGTTAG
- the galU gene encoding UTP--glucose-1-phosphate uridylyltransferase GalU: MQVKKAVIPVAGWGTRSLPATKNIPKEMLPIFRKPIVQYIVEEAIGAGLSDVVFVNNQNKKIIEDHFDRNFLLEQVLERGGKEKLLKEVREVAEMVNIISVRQKQQLGLGHAVLCAKEVCKTEPFAVMLGDDLMFGMNAGISQLLEAAETEGKAAVGVIEVPENKVHRYGIISGEEFAPGVFNVDKLVEKPKPEDAPSNYAITGRYVLLPEIFDILEKQGVGVGGEIQLTDALQGLADQGKLIAVKLQGQRFDAGDWIEYLTANIYFALHDEELHDELVTRIQEILPCKE; this comes from the coding sequence ATGCAGGTCAAGAAAGCTGTCATTCCCGTAGCAGGCTGGGGCACTCGCTCGCTGCCCGCCACCAAGAACATTCCCAAGGAAATGCTGCCCATCTTCCGCAAGCCCATTGTGCAGTACATCGTCGAAGAGGCCATCGGAGCGGGGCTTTCCGATGTCGTCTTCGTCAACAACCAGAACAAGAAGATCATTGAGGACCACTTCGACCGCAACTTCCTGCTTGAGCAGGTTCTGGAGCGCGGCGGCAAGGAAAAGCTGCTGAAGGAAGTTCGCGAGGTCGCCGAGATGGTCAATATCATTTCCGTCCGGCAGAAGCAGCAGCTCGGCCTTGGCCACGCCGTCCTGTGCGCCAAGGAAGTCTGCAAGACCGAGCCGTTCGCCGTCATGCTCGGCGACGACCTGATGTTCGGCATGAACGCTGGCATCTCCCAGCTGCTGGAAGCGGCCGAGACCGAAGGCAAGGCCGCGGTCGGCGTCATCGAGGTTCCGGAAAACAAGGTGCACCGTTACGGCATCATCTCCGGCGAAGAGTTCGCGCCCGGCGTGTTCAATGTGGACAAGCTGGTTGAGAAGCCCAAACCCGAGGATGCCCCGTCCAATTATGCCATCACCGGTCGTTACGTGCTGCTGCCCGAGATTTTCGATATTCTCGAAAAGCAGGGCGTCGGCGTCGGTGGCGAGATTCAGCTCACCGATGCGTTGCAGGGGCTTGCCGACCAGGGCAAGCTCATCGCGGTCAAGCTTCAGGGGCAGCGTTTCGACGCGGGCGACTGGATTGAATACCTCACCGCGAACATTTACTTCGCGTTGCATGACGAAGAATTGCACGACGAGCTGGTGACCCGGATTCAGGAGATCCTTCCGTGCAAAGAATAA